Proteins encoded in a region of the Panicum hallii strain FIL2 chromosome 3, PHallii_v3.1, whole genome shotgun sequence genome:
- the LOC112887994 gene encoding NADH dehydrogenase [ubiquinone] flavoprotein 2, mitochondrial, whose protein sequence is MLTPAARLAARRLLGLASSASEAAARRLAPSPIAASSYAAAARGSVPSSRPFSTALNYHIDSPENKPDMKWEFTAANMKKVKEILSHYPSNYKQSGIIPLLDLAQQQHGGWVPVAAMDAIAKIVEVAPIRVYEVATFYTMFNRTKVGKYHLLVCGTTPCMIRGSREIEDTLLEHLGVKRNEVTSDGLFSVGEMECMGCCVNAPMIAVADYSKASEGYTYNYYEDLTPKRVIEIVEMLRRGETPPRGTQHPERKNCGPAGGNTTLHGEPKPPPCRDLDAC, encoded by the exons ATGCTGACGCCGGCCGCCCGCCTCGcggcccgccgcctcctcgGCCTCGCCTCCTCCGCGTCGgaagccgccgcccgccgcctggCTCCGTCTCCG ATCGCCGCCTCGTCCTACGCTGCCGCCGCTAGGGGCTCCGTCCCCAGCTCCAGGCCCTTCTCCACGGCTCTTAACTAC CACATTGATTCGCCGGAGAACAAGCCGGACATGAAATGGGAGTTCACGGCGGCGAACATGAAGAAG GTCAAGGAGATACTGTCTCACTATCCAAGCAATTACAAGCAATCAGGTATAATTCCACTGCTTGATCTTGCGCAGCAGCAGCATGGTGGATGGGTGCCAGTTGCAGCCATGGATGCT ATTGCTAAAATCGTTGAAGTTGCGCCAATCAGGGTATATGAAGTTGCTACATTTTACACTATGTTTAATCGGACCAAG GTTGGTAAATACCACCTTCTAGTGTGTGGAACTACACCTTGCATGATTCGTGGTTCACGTGAAATTGAAGACACATTATTAGAGCACCTTGGAGTTAAAAGAAATG AGGTGACCAGTGATGGTTTATTTTCTGTTGGAGAAATGGAGTGCATG GGTTGCTGTGTGAATGCTCCCATGATTGCTGTGGCTGACTACTCGAAAGCTTCAGAGGGTTACACATACAACTATTAT GAGGACCTCACTCCAAaacgagttattgagattgttGAGATGCTGAGAAGAGGAGAAACTCCCCCT CGTGGCACACAGCACCCAGAGCGGAAAAACTGTGGCCCTGCTGGAGGGAACACCACTTTGCACGGAGAGCCGAAACCTCCTCCATGCAGGGATCTAGATGCCTGCTAG
- the LOC112885715 gene encoding TNF receptor-associated factor homolog 1a-like isoform X1 — MAGSAVTDDSAASTAGMRDDERSLSGDSLSEWRSCDRADSDSPSTSPPFWDSDGEDDDPAGPKPSGLFGRYTWRIENFSKEKKREMKSEPFEAGGYKWYILVYPQGCDVSNHLSLFLCVANHDKLLPGWSHFAQFTIAVGNVDPKKMKYSDTLHRFWKKEHDWGWKKFMELSKIQDGFLVDDVLEIIAQVQVIREKVDRPFRCLDRPYRRELLRVYMTQVEQIYRRFVEERRSKLSKLIEDQMRWGSFCGFWAAIDPSTRHRMSREKTDTILKVLVKHFFVEKEVTSTLVMDSLYTSLKALEYQMNGKKGSTKAADLEELPAPMVHIDMDMFVLAGDVIPLIKRAASEPLPCQPLAPKDDKTSQSRMKDGTAGEVYKVSMEREERRLTELGQKILETFVLSHIFGGIEVAYQEAVALKRQEELIREEEEEAGLLENQMKGKRGGGANEKEKRAKKKQAKQKKNNRKVKDKERDEKCEVKILERLCDEIAVDNSDGLPAVEVTAKVDALEEGSSDGSDMSNRGKNQRNKGLSIVGFAEEGDGLPSTSSVAGGSGRNSSGFSTVPKLDQDTVLLTLRDKLRKLGQRLHEKNIEGQKLLKAHFEARDAKAKEAESSNSSSSLEKPLDVPESPKHSSEAAVDLKASGTPNKDVFVVNSMREGAVSGIPAPTNTEPVTAPATAKVDLVSNKDNGLSSKMKANIASPCCSKQPAVDLDKDAPLPSKSPRINRAASVPQKLPSGDKVTPVPPKSPPINKAPAVHPKSPVVDKTPVRPKSPAVDRAAPVRPQSPAVDKATPIRPKSPAVDKAPPVGPKSSASDKATTVLPKSTPVDKASPALLKSPTGGKDVYVPSRSVHDKSIPAPPRLPQVDKAAPPSSELPQTSPGTNSEAQEAATSRKVTATLVSEVTASRPSSAPVFPTPRSTAPATSHIHISSLLSRSMSEAAGRSASGSSPPAPPYAPQTYRNAIIGKAGLGTTSTSLVYQSSSLSQDTTPSQPLSAYASSTGVMMPPAGRSDQLSNRHALKSGLGKLEAHDSWQQWKGDSNVDKHVWRDQAPYQQMTNGQAYEQPRRDDSYQQASSRGTEKLSRYGGQQSRQFQSGTSDGHVWHPQQGPVPEEFPHLDIINDLLEEDHINGSMPDSFCQDYHVFGRPFSPRGNLTDMEMASISSPGLFNSTDRYYDEGFSRSYDMSALHGLRERQFPSMGSYSNGLPDMSVSKPWLNGSPNPAVSLGVVTNGYHHQVGDYANLGGGVNGVSVWRRHANGRW; from the exons GTATATTCTTGTATACCCTCAAGGATGTGATGTCTCTAATCATCTTTCATTGTTCCTTTGCGTTGCTAATCATGACAAACTTCTCCCAG GATGGAGCCATTTTGCACAGTTCACTATAGCTGTAGGCAATGTAGATCCTAAAAAGATGAAATACTCAG ATACTTTGCATAGGTTCTGGAAAAAGGAGCATGATTGGGGATGGAAAAAGTTTATGGAGTTGTCAAAGATTCAGGATGGTTTTCTTGTTGATGATGTTCTTGAAATCATAGCTCAAGTTCAGGTTATCAG GGAGAAAGTGGATAGACCTTTTCGTTGCCTTGATCGTCCTTATCGTAGAGAATTGCTCCGTGTCTATATGACACAAGTGGAGCAAATATACCGGCGTTTTGTTGAGGAGCGACGAAGTAAACTTAGCAAACTCATTGAGGACCAGATGAGATGGGGCAG CTTTTGTGGATTCTGGGCAGCAATTGACCCAAGCACCAGGCATCGCATGTCCAGGGAAAAGACTGACACTATATTGAAAGTTTTGGTGAAGCATTTCTTTGTAGAGAAAGAAGTTACTTCCACATTAGTGATGGACTCTTTGTATACGAGTCTGAAGGCACTTGAATACCAGATGAATGGCAAGAAAGGCAGTACAAAAGCAGCAGACTTGGAAGAACTACCTGCACCTATGGTCCATATTGACATGGACATGTTTGTTTTGGCTGGTGATGTTATACCTTTGATTAAAAGAGCAGCTTCAGAACCCTTGCCTTGTCAACCTCTAGCTCCCAAGGATGACAAAACTTCCCAAAGCCGCATGAAG GATGGAACTGCTGGTGAGGTTTACAAAGTTTCTATGGAGCGCGAGGAAAGACGCCTAACTGAGCTTGGCCAGAAGATACTTGAAACATTTGTGCTATCTCATATATTTGG TGGAATTGAAGTTGCATACCAAGAAGCTGTTGCTTTGAAAAGACAAGAGGAGCTTATtcgtgaggaggaggaggaggcagggCTTCTCGAAAATCAGATGAAGGGGAAGCGTGGTGGTGGAGCAAATGAGAAGGAGAAGCGTGCAAAGAAAAAGCAG GCCAAACAAAAGAAGAACAATCGTAAGGTTAAAGACAAGGAAAGAGATGAGAAATGTGAAGTTAAAATTCTGGAAAGACTTTGTGATGAAATTGCAGTTGATAATAGTGATGGCTTACCAGCAGTGGAAGTGACAGCAAAGGTTGATGCCTTGGAAGAAGGTTCATCAGATGGATCAGACATGTCAAATAG AGGGAAAAATCAGCGTAACAAGGGCTTAAGCATTGTTGGCTTTGCCGAAGAAGGTGATGGTCTTCCCTCCACCTCTAGTGTTGCTggtggttcaggccgcaatagtTCTGGCTTCAGCACAGTTCCAAAATTGGACCAGGATACTGTTCTACTTACCTTGAGAGATAAACTTCGTAAGCTAGGGCAGCGTCTGCACGAG AAGAACATTGAGGGGCAAAAACTTCTTAAAGCTCATTTTGAAGCTAGGGATGCGAAAGCGAAGGAAGCAGAGTCTTCCAACTCATCAAGTTCTTTGGAGAAGCCACTTGATGTTCCAGAGAGCCCAAAGCATTCCTCAGAAGCTGCAGTTGATCTAAAAGCTAGTGGAACACCAAATAAGGATGTCTTTGTGGTCAATAGCATGCGAGAGGGAGCTGTTTCAGGCATACCAGCCCCTACAAATACTGAACCTGTGACTGCTCCTGCCACAGCAAAAGTtgacctagtttcaaacaaagaTAACGGACTGAGTTCGAAAATGAAAGCCAACATAGCATCTCCTTGTTGCTCAAAACAGCCTGCAGTTGATTTGGATAAAGATGCCCCTCTTCCTTCTAAATCCCCACGGATCAATAGAGCTGCTTCAGTTCCCCAAAAACTGCCTTCCGGTGATAAAGTGACTCCAGTTCCTCCCAAATCTCCACCCATAAACAAAGCACCGGCGGTTCACCCCAAATCTCCAGTAGTTGACAAAACTCCAGTTCGGCCAAAATCTCCAGCAGTAGACAGAGCAGCTCCAGTTCGTCCCCAGTCTCCAGCAGTTGACAAAGCAACACCCATTCGCCCCAAATCTCCAGCAGTTGACAAAGCACCTCCAGTTGGCCCCAAATCTTCAGCCAGTGACAAAGCAACTACAGTTCTTCCCAAATCTACGCCAGTTGACAAAGCTTCTCCAGCTCTGCTGAAATCACCAACAGGGGGTAAAGATGTTTATGTTCCTTCAAGATCAGTGCATGATAAATCTATTCCTGCTCCCCCAAGACTACCACAAGTTGATAAAGCTGCCCCGCCGTCCTCAGAATTGCCACAAACTTCTCCAGGCACTAAttctgaagctcaagaagcagctACTTCCAGGAAGGTCACAGCCACATTAGTTTCCGAGGTTACAGCATCAAGGCCTTCAAGTGCGCCTGTGTTCCCCACGCCAAGATCAACTGCACCAGCTACTTCACACATTCACATTTCTTCACTTCTTTCTCGCTCTATGAGTGAAGCAGCTGGACGATCAGCCAGTGGTTCCTCCCCTCCTGCCCCACCTTATGCTCCTCAGACATACCGCAATGCCATTATTGGAAAGGCTGGCCTGGGTACAACCTCCACAAGCCTTGTATATCAGTCATCTTCTCTGAGCCAAGATACAACCCCTTCGCAGCCTCTGTCAGCATATGCATCAAGTACAGGAGTCATGATGCCTCCTGCTGGAAGATCTGATCAGTTGTCAAATAGGCATGCGTTGAAGTCTGGGCTGGGCAAGTTAGAAGCACATGACAGCTGGCAGCAGTGGAAAGGTGATAGTAACGTTGATAAGCATGTCTGGAGGGATCAGGCTCCTTACCAACAGATGACCAATGGTCAAGCATATGAACAACCACGGAGGGATGATAGTTATCAGCAAGCAAGCAGCAGAGGAACAGAAAAGCTCAGCAGGTATGGAGGACAGCAGTCTAGGCAGTTCCAATCCGGGACAAGCGATGGCCATGTCTGGCACCCACAGCAGGGGCCAGTACCAGAAGAATTTCCACACCTTGACATCATAAACGATTTGCTTGAGGAGGACCACATCAACGGCAGTATGCCAGATTCATTCTGTCAAGATTACCATGTGTTCGGTCGGCCGTTTTCGCCAAGAGGCAACTTGACAGATATGGAGATGGCTTCTATTAGTAGTCCCGGTCTGTTCAATTCAACTGACCGTTACTATGATGAGGGATTCTCAAGGTCCTATGACATGAGTGCTCTCCATGGGCTGAGGGAAAGACAATTTCCCTCAATGGGTTCTTATTCTAACGGCCTGCCCGACATGAGTGTTTCAAAGCCTTGGCTGAATGGCTCTCCTAATCCAGCGGTGAGCCTTGGAGTTGTCACAAATGGATACCACCACCAGGTTGGGGACTACGCTAATCTGGGGGGTGGAGTGAACGGAGTGTCCGTGTGGCGCCGCCATGCCAACGGCCGCTGGTAA
- the LOC112887527 gene encoding uncharacterized protein LOC112887527: protein MKDDGTSSAAEMLSPRLLVSASSRVQELEKFSHYVARQIGFDDVKECPHLCTLAYDYLRKNKGYEENIFAFFQNNLDPEPLIVKFIEELDKCILGYFSFHWKYATYIITQVLTVEGVTKRKFKNMVLEATREQRFERVARSLKVTRFFSTLVEELKAIGPSSREDSPRNDVMVPVAHCNRSPVLLLMGGGMGAGKSTVLKDILKEAFWSGASAKSVVVEADAFKETDVIYRAISSRGHHNDMLRTAELVHQSSLDAASSLLVTALNEGRDVIMDGTLSWEPFVQQTIAMARDVHRQRYRMGRGYKVSDDGTITEEYWEPVEDSSSEEENEVTGRKPYRIELVGVVCDAYLAVVRGIRRAVITGRAVRVKSQLQSHKRFATAFKSYCSLVDNARLYSTNSLGAAKLIGWKDGGSSLLVDPEEIGCLERVSSLNEEADCVHELYADGQPTGGLSSVWQDMVMSPSRASAQRELKAAIEKGEARFRPA, encoded by the exons ATGAAGGACGACGGGACGAGCTCCGCGGCGGAGATGCTGTCTCCCCGGCTGCTGGTGTCCGCCTCCAGCCGCGTCCAGGAGCTCGAGAAGTTCTCGCATTACGTCG CCAGGCAAATTGGCTTTGACGATGTCAAGGAATGCCCCCACCTGTGCACGCTAGCTTATGATTATCTGAGGAAGAATAAGGGTTATGAAGAGAACATTTTTGCATTCTTCCAAAATAACTTGGATCCTGAACCCCTGATTGTGAAGTTTATAGAGGAGCTTGACAAGTGTATACTTGGCTACTTCTCCTTCCACTGGAAATATGCAACTTATATAATTACCCAG GTTCTCACTGTAGAAGGTGTGACCAAAAGAAAGTTCAAGAACATGGTGTTAGAGGCCACCAG GGAACAAAGATTCGAGAGGGTGGCAAGAAGCTTGAAGGTGACTAGGTTTTTCTCCACACTGGTTGAGGAACTGAAGGCTATCGGACCATCAAGCCGTGAAGATTCACCACGAAATGATGTAATGGTCCCTGTAGCGCACTGCAACCGCAGCCCAGTTTTACTCTTGATGGGTGGTGGGATGGGAGCCGGCAAGAGCACTGTACTTAAAGATATCCTCAAGGA AGCATTTTGGTCTGGAGCATCAGCGAAATCAGTGGTGGTGGAGGCAGATGCGTTCAAGGAAACAGATGTAATCTACCGAGCCATTAGCTCTAGAGGCCATCACAATGACATGCTGCGGACAGCAGAGCTG GTGCACCAGTCATCATTGGACGCAGCCTCCTCACTACTTGTCACCGCCCTCAATGAAGGCCGGGATGTGATCATGGATGGCACTCTGTCCTGGGAGCCGTTCGTGCAGCAAACGATTGCCATGGCTAGGGACGTGCACAGGCAGCGGTACCGCATGGGACGTGGCTACAAGGTCAGTGATGACGGGACCATAACCGAGGAGTACTGGGAGCCGGTTGAGGACTCTAGTAGCGAAGAGGAGAATGAGGTGACAGGAAGGAAGCCTTACCGGATCGAGCTTGTCGGTGTGGTCTGCGATGCATATCTAGCAGTTGTCAGGGGAATCAG GAGAGCTGTaatcaccgggagggcagtgaGGGTGAAGTCACAGCTGCAGTCTCACAAGCGATTTGCTACTGCTTTCAAAAGCTACTGCAGCCTAGTCGACAACGCAAGGCTCTACAGCACCAACAGCTTGGGTGCTGCTAAG TTGATAGGATGGAAGGACGGCGGGAGCAGCTTGCTGGTGGATCCCGAAGAGATCGGCTGCTTGGAGAGAGTGAGCAGCTTGAACGAGGAGGCCGACTGCGTCCACGAGCTGTACGCCGACGGCCAACCGACCGGCGGCTTGTCGTCCGTGTGGCAGGACATGGTCATGTCGCCGTCGAGGGCGTCGGCGCAGCGGGAGCTCAAGGCCGCCATCGAGAAGGGCGAGGCGCGCTTCAGACCCGCATAA
- the LOC112886780 gene encoding 40S ribosomal protein S15-like has protein sequence MADVDVDTEVAAAGAPKKRTFRKYSYRGVDLDALLDMSTDDLVQLFPARARRRFQRGLKRKPMALIKRLRKAKKEAPAGEKPEPVRTHLRNMIIVPEMIGSIIGVYNGKTFNQVEIKPEMIGHYLAEFSISYKPVKHGRPGIGATHSSRFIPLK, from the exons ATG GCGGACGTCGACGTCGATACGGAGGTCGCCGCCGCAGGAGCGCCCAAGAAGAGGACGTTCCGCAAGTACAGCTACCGCGGCGTGGACCTCGACGCGCTCCTTGACATGTCCACCGATGACCTCGTCCAGCTCttccccgcccgcgcccgcagAAG GTTCCAGAGGGGTCTGAAGAGGAAGCCGATGGCTCTCATCAAGAGGCTGCGCAAGGCG AAAAAGGAAGCGCCTGCTGGTGAGAAGCCCGAGCCTGTCAGGACCCATCTGCGCAACATGATCATTGTGCCAGAGATGATAGGCTCCATAATTGGAGTGTACAATGGGAAGACCTTCAACCAGGTTGAGATCAAGCCTGAGATGATTGGGCACTACCTTGCTGAATTCTCCATCAGCTACAAGCCCGTCAAGCATGGAAGGCCCGGTATTGGTGCCACCCACTCCTCCAGGTTCATCCCTCTCAAGTGA
- the LOC112885715 gene encoding TNF receptor-associated factor homolog 1a-like isoform X2: MAGSAVTDDSAASTAGMRDDERSLSGDSLSEWRSCDRADSDSPSTSPPFWDSDGEDDDPGPKPSGLFGRYTWRIENFSKEKKREMKSEPFEAGGYKWYILVYPQGCDVSNHLSLFLCVANHDKLLPGWSHFAQFTIAVGNVDPKKMKYSDTLHRFWKKEHDWGWKKFMELSKIQDGFLVDDVLEIIAQVQVIREKVDRPFRCLDRPYRRELLRVYMTQVEQIYRRFVEERRSKLSKLIEDQMRWGSFCGFWAAIDPSTRHRMSREKTDTILKVLVKHFFVEKEVTSTLVMDSLYTSLKALEYQMNGKKGSTKAADLEELPAPMVHIDMDMFVLAGDVIPLIKRAASEPLPCQPLAPKDDKTSQSRMKDGTAGEVYKVSMEREERRLTELGQKILETFVLSHIFGGIEVAYQEAVALKRQEELIREEEEEAGLLENQMKGKRGGGANEKEKRAKKKQAKQKKNNRKVKDKERDEKCEVKILERLCDEIAVDNSDGLPAVEVTAKVDALEEGSSDGSDMSNRGKNQRNKGLSIVGFAEEGDGLPSTSSVAGGSGRNSSGFSTVPKLDQDTVLLTLRDKLRKLGQRLHEKNIEGQKLLKAHFEARDAKAKEAESSNSSSSLEKPLDVPESPKHSSEAAVDLKASGTPNKDVFVVNSMREGAVSGIPAPTNTEPVTAPATAKVDLVSNKDNGLSSKMKANIASPCCSKQPAVDLDKDAPLPSKSPRINRAASVPQKLPSGDKVTPVPPKSPPINKAPAVHPKSPVVDKTPVRPKSPAVDRAAPVRPQSPAVDKATPIRPKSPAVDKAPPVGPKSSASDKATTVLPKSTPVDKASPALLKSPTGGKDVYVPSRSVHDKSIPAPPRLPQVDKAAPPSSELPQTSPGTNSEAQEAATSRKVTATLVSEVTASRPSSAPVFPTPRSTAPATSHIHISSLLSRSMSEAAGRSASGSSPPAPPYAPQTYRNAIIGKAGLGTTSTSLVYQSSSLSQDTTPSQPLSAYASSTGVMMPPAGRSDQLSNRHALKSGLGKLEAHDSWQQWKGDSNVDKHVWRDQAPYQQMTNGQAYEQPRRDDSYQQASSRGTEKLSRYGGQQSRQFQSGTSDGHVWHPQQGPVPEEFPHLDIINDLLEEDHINGSMPDSFCQDYHVFGRPFSPRGNLTDMEMASISSPGLFNSTDRYYDEGFSRSYDMSALHGLRERQFPSMGSYSNGLPDMSVSKPWLNGSPNPAVSLGVVTNGYHHQVGDYANLGGGVNGVSVWRRHANGRW, from the exons GTATATTCTTGTATACCCTCAAGGATGTGATGTCTCTAATCATCTTTCATTGTTCCTTTGCGTTGCTAATCATGACAAACTTCTCCCAG GATGGAGCCATTTTGCACAGTTCACTATAGCTGTAGGCAATGTAGATCCTAAAAAGATGAAATACTCAG ATACTTTGCATAGGTTCTGGAAAAAGGAGCATGATTGGGGATGGAAAAAGTTTATGGAGTTGTCAAAGATTCAGGATGGTTTTCTTGTTGATGATGTTCTTGAAATCATAGCTCAAGTTCAGGTTATCAG GGAGAAAGTGGATAGACCTTTTCGTTGCCTTGATCGTCCTTATCGTAGAGAATTGCTCCGTGTCTATATGACACAAGTGGAGCAAATATACCGGCGTTTTGTTGAGGAGCGACGAAGTAAACTTAGCAAACTCATTGAGGACCAGATGAGATGGGGCAG CTTTTGTGGATTCTGGGCAGCAATTGACCCAAGCACCAGGCATCGCATGTCCAGGGAAAAGACTGACACTATATTGAAAGTTTTGGTGAAGCATTTCTTTGTAGAGAAAGAAGTTACTTCCACATTAGTGATGGACTCTTTGTATACGAGTCTGAAGGCACTTGAATACCAGATGAATGGCAAGAAAGGCAGTACAAAAGCAGCAGACTTGGAAGAACTACCTGCACCTATGGTCCATATTGACATGGACATGTTTGTTTTGGCTGGTGATGTTATACCTTTGATTAAAAGAGCAGCTTCAGAACCCTTGCCTTGTCAACCTCTAGCTCCCAAGGATGACAAAACTTCCCAAAGCCGCATGAAG GATGGAACTGCTGGTGAGGTTTACAAAGTTTCTATGGAGCGCGAGGAAAGACGCCTAACTGAGCTTGGCCAGAAGATACTTGAAACATTTGTGCTATCTCATATATTTGG TGGAATTGAAGTTGCATACCAAGAAGCTGTTGCTTTGAAAAGACAAGAGGAGCTTATtcgtgaggaggaggaggaggcagggCTTCTCGAAAATCAGATGAAGGGGAAGCGTGGTGGTGGAGCAAATGAGAAGGAGAAGCGTGCAAAGAAAAAGCAG GCCAAACAAAAGAAGAACAATCGTAAGGTTAAAGACAAGGAAAGAGATGAGAAATGTGAAGTTAAAATTCTGGAAAGACTTTGTGATGAAATTGCAGTTGATAATAGTGATGGCTTACCAGCAGTGGAAGTGACAGCAAAGGTTGATGCCTTGGAAGAAGGTTCATCAGATGGATCAGACATGTCAAATAG AGGGAAAAATCAGCGTAACAAGGGCTTAAGCATTGTTGGCTTTGCCGAAGAAGGTGATGGTCTTCCCTCCACCTCTAGTGTTGCTggtggttcaggccgcaatagtTCTGGCTTCAGCACAGTTCCAAAATTGGACCAGGATACTGTTCTACTTACCTTGAGAGATAAACTTCGTAAGCTAGGGCAGCGTCTGCACGAG AAGAACATTGAGGGGCAAAAACTTCTTAAAGCTCATTTTGAAGCTAGGGATGCGAAAGCGAAGGAAGCAGAGTCTTCCAACTCATCAAGTTCTTTGGAGAAGCCACTTGATGTTCCAGAGAGCCCAAAGCATTCCTCAGAAGCTGCAGTTGATCTAAAAGCTAGTGGAACACCAAATAAGGATGTCTTTGTGGTCAATAGCATGCGAGAGGGAGCTGTTTCAGGCATACCAGCCCCTACAAATACTGAACCTGTGACTGCTCCTGCCACAGCAAAAGTtgacctagtttcaaacaaagaTAACGGACTGAGTTCGAAAATGAAAGCCAACATAGCATCTCCTTGTTGCTCAAAACAGCCTGCAGTTGATTTGGATAAAGATGCCCCTCTTCCTTCTAAATCCCCACGGATCAATAGAGCTGCTTCAGTTCCCCAAAAACTGCCTTCCGGTGATAAAGTGACTCCAGTTCCTCCCAAATCTCCACCCATAAACAAAGCACCGGCGGTTCACCCCAAATCTCCAGTAGTTGACAAAACTCCAGTTCGGCCAAAATCTCCAGCAGTAGACAGAGCAGCTCCAGTTCGTCCCCAGTCTCCAGCAGTTGACAAAGCAACACCCATTCGCCCCAAATCTCCAGCAGTTGACAAAGCACCTCCAGTTGGCCCCAAATCTTCAGCCAGTGACAAAGCAACTACAGTTCTTCCCAAATCTACGCCAGTTGACAAAGCTTCTCCAGCTCTGCTGAAATCACCAACAGGGGGTAAAGATGTTTATGTTCCTTCAAGATCAGTGCATGATAAATCTATTCCTGCTCCCCCAAGACTACCACAAGTTGATAAAGCTGCCCCGCCGTCCTCAGAATTGCCACAAACTTCTCCAGGCACTAAttctgaagctcaagaagcagctACTTCCAGGAAGGTCACAGCCACATTAGTTTCCGAGGTTACAGCATCAAGGCCTTCAAGTGCGCCTGTGTTCCCCACGCCAAGATCAACTGCACCAGCTACTTCACACATTCACATTTCTTCACTTCTTTCTCGCTCTATGAGTGAAGCAGCTGGACGATCAGCCAGTGGTTCCTCCCCTCCTGCCCCACCTTATGCTCCTCAGACATACCGCAATGCCATTATTGGAAAGGCTGGCCTGGGTACAACCTCCACAAGCCTTGTATATCAGTCATCTTCTCTGAGCCAAGATACAACCCCTTCGCAGCCTCTGTCAGCATATGCATCAAGTACAGGAGTCATGATGCCTCCTGCTGGAAGATCTGATCAGTTGTCAAATAGGCATGCGTTGAAGTCTGGGCTGGGCAAGTTAGAAGCACATGACAGCTGGCAGCAGTGGAAAGGTGATAGTAACGTTGATAAGCATGTCTGGAGGGATCAGGCTCCTTACCAACAGATGACCAATGGTCAAGCATATGAACAACCACGGAGGGATGATAGTTATCAGCAAGCAAGCAGCAGAGGAACAGAAAAGCTCAGCAGGTATGGAGGACAGCAGTCTAGGCAGTTCCAATCCGGGACAAGCGATGGCCATGTCTGGCACCCACAGCAGGGGCCAGTACCAGAAGAATTTCCACACCTTGACATCATAAACGATTTGCTTGAGGAGGACCACATCAACGGCAGTATGCCAGATTCATTCTGTCAAGATTACCATGTGTTCGGTCGGCCGTTTTCGCCAAGAGGCAACTTGACAGATATGGAGATGGCTTCTATTAGTAGTCCCGGTCTGTTCAATTCAACTGACCGTTACTATGATGAGGGATTCTCAAGGTCCTATGACATGAGTGCTCTCCATGGGCTGAGGGAAAGACAATTTCCCTCAATGGGTTCTTATTCTAACGGCCTGCCCGACATGAGTGTTTCAAAGCCTTGGCTGAATGGCTCTCCTAATCCAGCGGTGAGCCTTGGAGTTGTCACAAATGGATACCACCACCAGGTTGGGGACTACGCTAATCTGGGGGGTGGAGTGAACGGAGTGTCCGTGTGGCGCCGCCATGCCAACGGCCGCTGGTAA
- the LOC112886781 gene encoding photosystem II reaction center W protein, chloroplastic-like encodes MATISAAASAALFAGTCVARPSQAHGLPQLRARAGKVRCGAFSKQQDGSGKAPAAAPAGASLLAAASAMTASPALALVDERMSTEGTGLSLGLSNNLLGWILLGVFGLIWSLYTVYTSTLDEDEDSGLSL; translated from the exons ATGGCAACCATCAGCGCCGCCGCATCCGCCGCCCTCTTTGCCGGCACCTGCGTCGCCAGGCCGTCTCAGGCTCACG GGCTGCCTCAGCTGAGAGCGAGAGCCGGCAAGgtgcggtgcggcgccttctccAAGCAGCAGGACGGCAGCGGCAAGGCGCCCGCGGCGGCCCCGGCCGGCGCGTCCCTGCTGGCCGCGGCGAGCGCGATGACGGCGTCGCCGGCGCTGGCGCTGGTGGACGAGCGGATGTCGACGGAGGGCACCGGGCTCAGCCTGGGGCTGAGCAACAATCTGCTGGGGTGGATCCTGCTGGGCGTGTTCGGCCTCATCTGGTCCCTCTACACCGTCTACACCTCCACGCTCGACGAGGACGAGGATTCCGGCCTCTCCCTGTGA